From the Exiguobacterium aurantiacum genome, one window contains:
- the guaB gene encoding IMP dehydrogenase, with protein MWENKFAKEGLTFDDVLLVPRFSNVLPRDVSLSTKLCEGLELNVPIISAGMDTVTEAPMAIAMARQGGLGVIHKNMSMEMQAEHVDRVKRSENGVITNPFYLTPERQVYDAEYLMSKYRISGVPIVNSETERKLIGILTNRDLRFIKDYSTVIADVMTTENLVTAKVGTSLEEAERILHQHRIEKLPLVDDSGVLKGLITTKDIEKVEQFPHAAKDKQGRLLVAAAVGVTKDAASRAQILVDAGVDALVVDTAHGHSAGVIEKVKELRDMFPTLPIIAGNVATAEATRALIEAGASVIKVGIGPGSICTTRVVAGVGVPQITAVYDCVTEAREHGVTVIADGGIKYSGDIVKAIAAGGHAVMLGSLLAGVKESPGEMEIYQGRQFKTYRGMGSEASMKRGSQDRYFQEADKKFVPEGIEGRVAYRGELADTVYQLIGGLRSGMGYCGAADIRALREDTQFIRMTGAGLQESHPHDVHITKEAPNYSR; from the coding sequence ATGTGGGAAAACAAGTTTGCAAAAGAAGGATTAACGTTTGATGACGTGTTACTCGTACCGCGTTTTTCAAATGTCTTGCCAAGAGACGTAAGTTTGAGCACTAAGCTTTGTGAAGGTCTTGAGTTGAACGTTCCAATCATCAGTGCAGGGATGGACACGGTCACAGAAGCACCAATGGCTATCGCTATGGCACGTCAAGGCGGTTTAGGAGTCATTCATAAAAACATGTCAATGGAGATGCAGGCGGAACACGTCGATCGCGTTAAACGATCAGAAAACGGAGTCATCACCAATCCGTTCTATTTGACGCCAGAACGTCAAGTGTACGATGCAGAGTACTTGATGAGCAAATACCGTATTTCAGGTGTCCCAATCGTCAATTCGGAAACGGAACGAAAATTGATTGGAATCTTGACGAACCGTGATCTTCGCTTCATTAAGGATTACTCGACGGTGATTGCAGATGTCATGACGACGGAAAATCTCGTTACGGCAAAAGTAGGGACGTCACTTGAAGAAGCTGAGCGCATCCTTCATCAACATCGGATTGAGAAATTGCCGCTCGTCGACGATTCGGGCGTGTTGAAAGGTCTCATTACGACAAAAGATATCGAGAAGGTCGAACAGTTCCCACATGCAGCGAAAGACAAACAAGGTCGCTTACTCGTTGCAGCCGCTGTCGGTGTTACGAAAGATGCGGCATCACGTGCACAAATTCTTGTCGATGCTGGTGTCGACGCTTTAGTGGTAGACACAGCTCACGGACATTCAGCCGGCGTCATTGAGAAAGTGAAAGAGTTACGTGACATGTTCCCGACACTCCCGATCATTGCTGGGAACGTCGCGACAGCCGAAGCGACCCGTGCTTTGATTGAAGCCGGTGCATCGGTCATCAAAGTCGGGATTGGCCCAGGGTCAATCTGTACGACACGTGTTGTAGCCGGTGTCGGAGTTCCGCAAATCACAGCGGTGTATGATTGTGTGACAGAAGCTAGAGAACACGGTGTCACAGTCATCGCCGATGGCGGAATCAAATATTCAGGTGATATCGTGAAAGCAATCGCGGCGGGTGGTCATGCGGTCATGCTCGGTAGTCTTCTCGCTGGTGTGAAAGAGAGCCCAGGTGAGATGGAAATCTATCAAGGACGTCAGTTCAAAACATACCGTGGGATGGGTTCTGAAGCTTCGATGAAACGCGGAAGCCAAGATCGCTATTTCCAAGAAGCGGACAAGAAATTCGTTCCGGAAGGTATTGAAGGTCGTGTCGCTTATCGCGGCGAATTAGCAGACACAGTGTACCAACTCATCGGGGGCCTTCGCTCAGGGATGGGTTACTGTGGGGCAGCTGACATCCGTGCATTACGCGAGGATACTCAGTTTATCCGCATGACTGGGGCTGGTTTGCAAGAAAGCCACCCACACGATGTCCACATCACTAAAGAAGCGCCAAACTATTCACGCTAA
- a CDS encoding alpha-amylase family glycosyl hydrolase: MKKKTARQTTTLLLSSVLLIQAGVPMNALAEPASISVDGLKTDWTNTSALATSPKAGWQGFDLGNIYLQNDARNLYFYVDANNVPNWGDNGQYINIALQINEQDSGVATNPLGYPFNFSQADKKPQYHILLRVDGDTSVKEAALYEAGKSTPLANLSNLNGASFAIDRTKGFEGKIPLSLLGLGNEDTVRVLTVLSGNNATEHGAFDTIPTNSSNKLADSWNVSATPSTQSVYSPAYTLSGVETVSQLEVTAVTPANQSEQVDIKSPITWTFNEPVSLDASNISLMNGDTAVPFTAEASGSTVTVTPTEALGLNQTYVATIPAGAVKGNLSNTTLPALTTSFKTITEIADPWKTQRYIEMLYVRADHDYTDWNLWTWSTGAKDGQVDPYKITEEGAVFRIPVGKDATNVGFVIRKGTDWAVKDGYGEDRYVKLGSDRVTKVVVESGQGTFHQVPTIQGPVFEEGAVTFFYRDKALYEAGQLDEIDSVALNVNGTTYPMTYEAKNEWFRHTVKLPEGKHDYTFLVTKDGVTTEVKDPYFDSSSVEYRRPNVKLSASVAPKAISSRENAVVHVKPTLPKGVKLRELYIDARPLGGPAKLAVDPALNKQTIAVKDTVKPGSKYLTITAIDQYGNVHKTKTSLTVRPVSMKDKQEFDWDEARIYFMLTDRFYDGDKTNNNPNGEYYDQDHLESYHGGDFAGVTKKFDYLDKLGINTIWITPIVDNIDWDLRYGKDGSQYGYHGYWAKNFEKLDEHLGDMKAFHRLIDEANARGIKIMVDVVLNHPGYGMEPGAVDTGATNFPTDKERKVFDGMIRSNPVDGDDLKMSLSGLPDFKTEEAAVRQQLVKWQTDWIKRSKTKKGNTIDYFRVDTVKHVDSTTWKSFKNELTAIKPDFKMIGEHYGASVNNTGGYLQSGQMDSLLDFDFKYQAERFINGNIDDVESALQYRNTQLSNEATLGQFLSSHDEDGFLVSRAGGDEGKHMVAASLQMTAKGQPVIYYGEEVGQSGKHAMDMDKGEFNENRYDFDWKRVKGEGKAMHTHYQKLLNIRADYSKVFSKGTRAVVAGGSATGYSVFERKHGKDSVLVALNTTEAKRTITFQTKLKHNTKLVDRYSGRQYMVKRDGKVTVSLPAQDDGGTVILVNKAKK; the protein is encoded by the coding sequence ATGAAGAAGAAAACGGCACGACAGACGACCACGTTACTTTTATCATCCGTTCTGCTCATCCAAGCCGGCGTTCCGATGAACGCATTGGCTGAGCCTGCGTCCATCTCAGTTGATGGCTTGAAAACCGATTGGACGAACACGTCAGCGCTCGCCACGTCGCCAAAAGCTGGTTGGCAAGGCTTCGATTTAGGAAACATCTATCTACAGAACGATGCACGTAACCTTTACTTTTATGTGGATGCGAACAACGTCCCGAACTGGGGCGACAACGGTCAATACATAAATATCGCCCTTCAAATCAATGAACAAGATTCAGGTGTGGCGACAAACCCACTCGGCTATCCGTTCAATTTTAGCCAAGCCGATAAAAAACCGCAGTATCATATTTTACTTCGCGTCGATGGCGACACGTCGGTAAAAGAAGCCGCATTGTATGAAGCAGGGAAATCTACTCCGCTCGCAAACCTGAGCAACTTGAACGGTGCTTCGTTTGCCATCGATCGCACGAAAGGGTTCGAAGGTAAAATCCCATTGTCCCTACTCGGTTTAGGCAATGAAGACACCGTTCGGGTCCTCACGGTATTAAGCGGGAACAACGCTACCGAGCACGGTGCGTTCGATACGATTCCAACCAATTCGTCGAACAAACTCGCCGATAGTTGGAATGTTTCAGCTACTCCATCAACACAGTCGGTATATAGCCCGGCCTACACGTTGAGCGGTGTCGAGACGGTCAGTCAACTCGAAGTAACAGCAGTCACGCCAGCCAATCAATCGGAACAAGTGGATATCAAGTCACCAATCACATGGACGTTCAATGAGCCTGTGTCGTTGGACGCCTCGAACATCAGCTTGATGAATGGCGACACGGCTGTACCGTTCACGGCTGAAGCGAGCGGATCGACCGTGACTGTCACACCAACCGAAGCACTCGGCTTGAATCAAACATACGTCGCGACAATCCCGGCGGGCGCCGTGAAAGGCAACTTGTCGAACACGACTTTACCGGCATTGACGACGTCATTTAAAACCATCACTGAAATCGCGGATCCATGGAAAACGCAACGCTACATCGAGATGTTGTACGTTCGGGCTGATCACGATTACACCGATTGGAATTTATGGACGTGGAGCACGGGTGCCAAAGATGGCCAGGTGGACCCATACAAAATCACTGAAGAAGGTGCTGTCTTCCGTATCCCAGTCGGAAAAGATGCGACCAACGTAGGCTTTGTCATCCGCAAAGGCACGGATTGGGCCGTGAAGGATGGTTACGGAGAAGACCGTTACGTGAAACTCGGTAGCGATCGGGTGACGAAAGTCGTCGTCGAGAGCGGCCAAGGAACGTTCCACCAAGTGCCGACGATTCAAGGGCCTGTGTTTGAAGAGGGCGCCGTCACGTTCTTCTACCGTGACAAAGCGTTGTATGAAGCCGGCCAACTAGATGAGATTGACAGCGTCGCATTAAACGTCAATGGCACGACCTATCCGATGACTTACGAAGCGAAGAACGAATGGTTCCGCCATACGGTCAAATTGCCGGAAGGGAAACATGATTACACGTTCCTTGTGACGAAAGACGGTGTCACGACTGAAGTGAAGGACCCATACTTCGATTCATCAAGCGTCGAATATCGTCGTCCTAACGTCAAATTGTCCGCTTCCGTTGCTCCAAAAGCAATCAGTTCTCGTGAAAACGCAGTCGTTCACGTGAAGCCGACATTGCCAAAAGGTGTCAAATTACGTGAATTGTACATCGATGCACGCCCTCTTGGTGGACCGGCCAAGCTAGCTGTCGACCCAGCGCTGAACAAACAGACAATTGCAGTGAAAGACACTGTGAAGCCAGGTAGCAAGTATTTGACGATCACGGCGATTGACCAATATGGAAACGTTCATAAGACGAAAACTTCTTTGACAGTCCGTCCGGTCTCCATGAAAGACAAACAAGAATTCGATTGGGACGAGGCGCGAATTTACTTCATGCTGACCGATCGTTTCTATGACGGCGACAAAACGAATAACAACCCTAACGGTGAATACTATGATCAAGACCATCTTGAGTCGTATCACGGTGGTGACTTTGCCGGTGTGACGAAGAAATTCGACTACTTAGATAAATTGGGCATCAATACGATTTGGATCACACCGATTGTCGACAACATCGATTGGGATCTTCGTTATGGCAAAGATGGCTCGCAATACGGCTATCACGGCTATTGGGCGAAAAACTTCGAAAAACTCGATGAGCACCTTGGGGATATGAAGGCATTCCATCGTCTCATCGATGAAGCGAACGCACGCGGTATCAAGATTATGGTCGACGTCGTCTTGAATCATCCGGGCTATGGGATGGAACCAGGGGCTGTCGATACGGGCGCCACAAACTTCCCAACCGATAAAGAACGCAAAGTCTTCGACGGCATGATTCGTTCGAATCCGGTCGATGGCGATGACTTGAAGATGTCTCTCTCCGGACTGCCGGACTTCAAGACTGAAGAGGCTGCCGTCCGTCAACAACTCGTCAAATGGCAGACGGACTGGATTAAACGCTCGAAGACGAAGAAAGGGAATACCATCGACTATTTCCGCGTCGACACGGTCAAGCACGTCGATTCGACAACGTGGAAGTCGTTCAAAAACGAATTGACGGCCATCAAACCGGACTTCAAAATGATTGGCGAACATTATGGGGCGAGTGTGAACAACACGGGCGGTTACTTACAGAGTGGCCAGATGGACTCACTTCTCGACTTTGATTTCAAGTATCAAGCCGAGCGCTTCATCAACGGAAACATTGATGACGTGGAGAGCGCGCTTCAATATCGCAATACACAACTCTCGAATGAAGCGACACTCGGACAATTCCTCAGCAGCCATGACGAGGACGGTTTCCTCGTATCACGTGCTGGAGGCGATGAAGGCAAGCATATGGTCGCCGCATCGCTTCAAATGACAGCGAAAGGCCAACCTGTCATTTACTATGGCGAAGAGGTCGGACAGTCCGGAAAACACGCTATGGATATGGATAAAGGCGAGTTCAATGAAAACCGTTATGACTTCGACTGGAAGCGAGTCAAAGGAGAAGGCAAGGCGATGCATACGCATTACCAGAAACTACTCAATATTCGTGCTGATTATTCAAAAGTATTTAGCAAAGGAACGCGTGCCGTCGTTGCTGGTGGTTCTGCCACTGGATACTCGGTCTTTGAACGGAAGCACGGCAAAGATTCGGTCCTCGTTGCCTTGAATACGACAGAAGCAAAACGAACGATTACGTTCCAAACGAAACTCAAGCACAACACTAAACTCGTCGACCGCTACAGTGGTCGTCAGTATATGGTCAAACGTGATGGGAAAGTCACGGTCAGCTTGCCTGCTCAAGACGATGGCGGTACCGTCATCCTTGTCAATAAAGCTAAAAAATAA
- a CDS encoding class A sortase: protein MKRSRYVIGGLLLLIGTLLLSESWWKDQLITWNSQQVTAEIEPKQPDTGEFEFSNVEPLSWEQLFTVRNRFHDLPTVGLISIPDIELELPILYGLDNENLAVGAGTMDPAQQMGHGNYALAGHYTQSPTVLFGPLHIIDVGMSIYVTDTTHTFQYEVTSLETVPPTRVDVLDPTTEPTITLVTCTFDATERLIVKGRFVNQTPL, encoded by the coding sequence ATGAAACGGTCACGTTATGTCATCGGCGGACTGTTGTTATTGATTGGCACACTGTTGCTATCTGAATCGTGGTGGAAAGACCAGCTCATAACCTGGAACAGTCAACAAGTGACCGCCGAGATTGAGCCGAAACAGCCAGACACCGGCGAATTTGAGTTTTCAAACGTCGAACCGTTGTCGTGGGAACAACTTTTCACCGTGCGCAATCGGTTTCATGATTTACCGACCGTTGGCCTCATTTCAATTCCAGATATTGAACTCGAACTACCCATTTTATACGGGCTAGATAACGAGAACTTGGCGGTCGGTGCCGGGACGATGGACCCGGCCCAACAAATGGGTCATGGAAACTACGCGCTCGCGGGCCACTATACGCAAAGTCCGACCGTCTTGTTCGGTCCGCTTCACATCATCGACGTCGGTATGTCCATCTACGTGACCGATACGACACACACGTTCCAATACGAGGTCACTTCGCTTGAGACAGTCCCCCCGACACGGGTCGACGTGCTCGATCCGACAACAGAACCGACGATCACGCTCGTCACCTGCACGTTCGACGCGACAGAACGTTTGATTGTGAAAGGACGCTTCGTGAACCAAACGCCTCTCTAA
- the pdxR gene encoding MocR-like pyridoxine biosynthesis transcription factor PdxR has translation MDMLTFSLEADSSVPLYEQLYLHIRQAIVDDTLTTGTKLPSKRKLGEFLDVSQTTVELAYAQLLAEGYIESLPRKGFYVLPQEELYVRRGSSVIEPLPVKKTYDFDLYPSQIDTTAFPFERWRRHLKQVVSEEHHDLLSLGSVQGDFVLRQEIATYLYHSRGVHCSPDQIVVGSGTEQLLPQLLELLPDTTTFGIEDPGYPLTRQLFAHQRRTFIPIPVDESGVRVDVVEQAAIDALYVTPAHQFPTGTILSVSRRQRLLNWASERQTYVIEDDYDSEFRYSGKPIPSLQSMDQNERVIYLSTFSKSLMPSLRIGYMVLPPPLLNRYRERYRHFTCSVPRFEQHTLAEFMATGDFEKHLNRMRKTYRRKLEIIIAAFKPYEPIVSITGASAGLHVVLSVQTKKSSEELKRLAEAGSIRINAMTDYRIESSDPLPQFLFGFAALSEKTLPAAVSALMTCWNIEKGRE, from the coding sequence ATGGATATGCTCACGTTCTCGCTCGAGGCTGACTCGAGCGTCCCGTTATATGAACAACTCTATCTACACATTCGGCAAGCCATCGTCGATGACACTCTCACCACCGGGACGAAACTTCCATCCAAACGAAAGTTAGGCGAATTTTTAGATGTTTCGCAAACAACAGTCGAACTGGCCTACGCCCAACTGCTCGCGGAAGGATACATCGAATCGTTGCCACGCAAAGGCTTCTACGTATTGCCGCAAGAAGAACTGTACGTCCGGCGCGGCAGCAGCGTCATCGAACCGCTCCCGGTGAAAAAAACATATGACTTCGACTTATATCCGAGTCAAATCGACACGACTGCCTTCCCGTTCGAACGTTGGCGCCGGCACTTGAAACAAGTCGTCTCGGAAGAACATCACGATTTGCTGTCACTTGGCTCCGTCCAAGGTGATTTCGTGCTTCGCCAAGAGATTGCGACCTATCTCTATCACTCGCGCGGCGTACATTGTTCTCCCGACCAAATCGTTGTCGGATCAGGAACCGAGCAGCTGTTGCCCCAATTGTTAGAACTGTTGCCGGATACCACGACGTTCGGCATTGAGGATCCGGGGTATCCGCTCACCCGCCAACTTTTCGCCCATCAACGACGGACGTTCATTCCAATTCCTGTCGATGAGAGTGGCGTCCGTGTCGATGTGGTGGAACAAGCAGCCATCGATGCCCTTTATGTGACACCGGCCCATCAATTTCCGACCGGTACGATTCTGTCGGTCAGCCGGCGCCAACGTCTGCTCAACTGGGCATCGGAGCGGCAGACGTATGTGATTGAAGATGATTACGATAGTGAATTCCGTTATAGCGGCAAACCGATCCCCTCTTTGCAAAGTATGGATCAAAACGAGCGTGTCATCTATTTGAGCACATTCTCGAAATCATTGATGCCTTCCTTGCGCATCGGTTATATGGTGCTCCCGCCTCCGCTGTTAAATCGCTATCGAGAACGCTATCGTCACTTCACGTGCAGCGTTCCCCGTTTCGAACAACACACGTTAGCTGAATTTATGGCGACCGGTGATTTTGAGAAACACTTGAACCGGATGCGGAAGACGTACCGCCGGAAACTTGAAATTATTATCGCCGCCTTCAAACCGTATGAGCCGATCGTCTCCATCACAGGCGCGAGCGCAGGTCTTCACGTTGTACTATCTGTCCAAACGAAAAAGTCGAGCGAAGAATTAAAACGTCTGGCCGAAGCCGGGAGTATTCGAATCAATGCAATGACAGACTATCGCATCGAATCAAGCGATCCACTCCCTCAGTTTTTATTTGGATTCGCCGCTCTATCCGAAAAAACGTTGCCTGCTGCCGTCAGTGCACTCATGACATGTTGGAACATTGAGAAAGGAAGAGAGTGA
- the pdxS gene encoding pyridoxal 5'-phosphate synthase lyase subunit PdxS — MEKRQVGTDKVKRGMAEMQKGGVIMDVINAEQAKIAEAAGAVAVMALERVPSDIRKMGGVARMADPTIIEDVMGAVSVPVMAKCRIGHIAEARVLESMGVDFIDESEVLTPADEEFHLYKRDYKAPFVCGARDLGEASRRIGEGAAMIRTKGEPGTGNIVEAVRHMRTVQAQVKRLLSMSIDEVMTEARDLGAPFEVLMQIREAGRLPVVNFAAGGIATPADAALMMHLGADGVFVGSGIFKAENPEKFARAIVEATTYHDDYERIAHLSKGLGEAMKGLDVRTLKQEELMAPRGW, encoded by the coding sequence TTGGAAAAGAGACAAGTAGGGACAGACAAAGTAAAGCGTGGTATGGCCGAGATGCAAAAAGGTGGCGTCATCATGGACGTCATCAACGCGGAGCAAGCAAAAATTGCTGAAGCGGCAGGTGCAGTTGCCGTCATGGCACTCGAGCGCGTACCTTCAGATATTCGCAAAATGGGCGGCGTTGCTCGTATGGCCGACCCGACAATCATCGAAGACGTTATGGGTGCGGTATCGGTACCGGTCATGGCGAAGTGCCGTATCGGTCACATCGCTGAAGCGCGTGTCCTTGAATCAATGGGAGTTGATTTCATTGACGAGAGTGAAGTATTGACACCTGCTGATGAAGAGTTCCATCTCTACAAACGTGACTACAAAGCACCATTCGTCTGTGGCGCGCGCGACCTTGGTGAAGCATCACGCCGCATCGGGGAAGGTGCAGCGATGATCCGGACGAAAGGTGAGCCGGGAACCGGCAACATCGTCGAAGCGGTTCGTCACATGCGTACGGTTCAAGCCCAAGTGAAACGATTGCTCTCGATGAGCATCGACGAAGTGATGACAGAAGCACGTGACCTTGGTGCCCCATTCGAAGTTCTCATGCAAATCCGTGAAGCGGGTCGCCTCCCGGTCGTCAACTTCGCAGCAGGCGGAATTGCGACACCAGCCGATGCGGCACTCATGATGCACCTCGGAGCGGACGGCGTCTTTGTCGGATCAGGAATCTTCAAAGCTGAAAATCCAGAGAAGTTCGCCCGTGCCATCGTTGAAGCTACGACGTACCATGATGACTATGAGCGCATCGCGCACTTGTCGAAAGGACTTGGCGAAGCGATGAAGGGACTCGACGTCCGCACGCTCAAACAAGAAGAACTCATGGCACCGCGAGGTTGGTAA
- the pdxT gene encoding pyridoxal 5'-phosphate synthase glutaminase subunit PdxT, with product MSTIGVLGMQGAIREHVHMLEALGADTLVVRSVDDLTRIDGLVLPGGESTAMRRLLDRYELLEPLRENTELPMFGTCAGLILLATEVEGYDAHLRKIPMTVKRNAFGRQVDSFEVDLTVKGIDDAVEAVFIRAPQVASVEASVDVLAEVEEAIVAVRYDKYMACSFHPELTADLSMHRYFLEMVEATKRQLA from the coding sequence ATGAGCACGATTGGTGTACTCGGAATGCAAGGGGCGATTCGCGAACACGTCCACATGCTCGAAGCACTTGGTGCGGATACGCTCGTCGTCCGCTCGGTCGATGACTTGACTCGAATCGACGGACTCGTTTTACCGGGTGGGGAGAGCACGGCGATGCGTCGTCTGCTCGATCGGTACGAGTTGCTCGAGCCGTTACGTGAGAACACGGAATTGCCGATGTTCGGAACGTGCGCCGGTTTGATTTTGCTCGCGACCGAAGTCGAAGGATATGACGCGCATCTTCGTAAAATCCCGATGACGGTCAAACGGAATGCGTTCGGGCGCCAAGTCGACAGCTTTGAAGTCGATTTGACTGTCAAAGGAATCGATGACGCTGTCGAAGCTGTGTTCATTCGAGCGCCACAAGTCGCATCGGTCGAAGCGAGCGTCGACGTGCTCGCCGAGGTCGAAGAAGCGATTGTCGCGGTTCGATATGACAAGTATATGGCCTGCTCGTTCCACCCGGAATTGACAGCCGACTTGTCGATGCATCGCTATTTCTTGGAGATGGTTGAAGCGACGAAGCGACAACTCGCCTGA
- a CDS encoding IS1182 family transposase, with the protein MIRKSTESETNRTQLEMVTLDELVPADHLVRKIEAVIDFEFIYPLVEDLYSEDRGRPSVDPVVLIKMAFLQYLFGIRSMRQTIREIETNVAYRWFLGFGFTDKVPHFSTFGKNYVRRFQYTSLFDDIFYHILEQAADAGFIDRAVLFVDSTHVKANANKRKLVKKTVRQEVKHYQEQLDAEVERDREESGKKPLGPKKNQAEETKEIKVSTTDPESGYYVKGEREKQFAYSVHAASDAHGFVLGAIVTPGNVHDSVAFPNLLDKVSDRLIQPFAVAADSAYKNPAIAKLLIDRGILPVFPYTRPKGKKGAFKTKDFIYDEHHDVYICPNNELLTYSTTMREGKRKYVSNPAVCVNCPLLEQCTKSQKHQRIIERHLWQPYMDEVEDLRHTELNRNIYDRRKQTVERVFADAKEKHGMRWTRYRGLEKVSMQAMLTFAALNLKKMAGWAWKNAQPA; encoded by the coding sequence ATGATCAGGAAATCAACAGAATCGGAAACCAATCGGACACAACTGGAGATGGTCACGCTCGACGAGCTTGTGCCAGCGGACCATCTGGTCCGAAAAATCGAGGCGGTGATCGACTTTGAGTTCATCTATCCGCTCGTGGAGGACTTATATTCTGAGGACCGTGGCCGGCCAAGCGTCGACCCTGTCGTTCTGATCAAGATGGCCTTCCTTCAGTACCTGTTCGGTATCCGATCCATGCGACAGACAATTCGTGAGATCGAGACGAACGTCGCATACCGTTGGTTTCTCGGGTTCGGATTCACGGACAAGGTGCCACATTTCTCGACGTTCGGGAAGAACTATGTGCGTCGGTTCCAGTACACGAGCTTATTCGATGACATCTTCTATCATATCCTTGAACAGGCTGCGGACGCAGGGTTCATCGATCGCGCCGTCCTATTCGTAGACTCGACACACGTCAAAGCGAACGCAAACAAGCGGAAGCTCGTCAAGAAGACCGTCCGGCAAGAGGTGAAACACTATCAGGAACAACTCGATGCCGAGGTCGAGCGAGACCGCGAAGAAAGTGGAAAGAAGCCCTTAGGGCCAAAAAAGAATCAGGCGGAGGAGACGAAGGAAATCAAGGTCAGCACGACAGACCCTGAGAGTGGATATTACGTAAAAGGTGAGCGTGAGAAGCAGTTCGCTTACTCTGTCCATGCGGCGAGCGACGCCCATGGGTTCGTGCTCGGTGCTATCGTCACACCGGGTAACGTGCACGATAGTGTAGCGTTCCCCAATCTGCTCGACAAGGTCTCCGACCGCCTGATTCAACCGTTCGCCGTCGCCGCCGACTCCGCCTATAAAAATCCGGCCATTGCCAAGCTGTTGATTGACCGTGGGATCCTGCCGGTCTTCCCATACACCCGCCCGAAGGGTAAGAAGGGCGCCTTCAAGACCAAGGATTTCATCTACGACGAGCACCATGACGTCTACATCTGCCCAAACAACGAGTTATTAACGTACAGCACGACGATGCGCGAGGGGAAACGCAAGTACGTCTCGAATCCCGCGGTTTGTGTGAACTGCCCGCTGCTCGAGCAGTGCACGAAGAGCCAGAAGCACCAGCGGATCATCGAGCGACACCTCTGGCAACCCTATATGGACGAGGTCGAAGACCTCCGCCACACGGAATTGAACCGCAACATCTATGACCGTCGTAAACAGACGGTCGAGCGCGTGTTCGCGGACGCAAAAGAGAAGCATGGCATGCGTTGGACCCGTTATCGGGGACTTGAAAAAGTTTCAATGCAGGCGATGCTTACTTTTGCTGCCCTCAATCTCAAGAAGATGGCGGGCTGGGCATGGAAGAACGCCCAGCCCGCCTGA